From Hugenholtzia roseola DSM 9546, one genomic window encodes:
- a CDS encoding AAA family ATPase has product MKISKFQFEDKSLEWRLEELLLNKLTLLVGASGVGKTQILRALMELKEIAEGESINGVEWNIEFETLSKQKYIWQGEFENKGVSIFPDGDNEDKSNKPKIIFEKLFLDDALIVDRTSDTIIFNGQPTIKLSQQESILSLLKEEERVKPAHEGLKKLHFADHTMFVNLLGGFRLNLLNANKLTKKYSSLKKIQESELDIGLKLFFLQKADGKTFSIIRQRFMDIFPQVEDIKIAPLDTKDKEMSNLLKDYPFIQIKEKSVKNWISENRISSGMLRTLMQLSELYLCAEGTVFLIDEFENSLGINCINEITNDILASRRQLQFILTSHHPYIIDAISFNNWKLVTRNAGIIKTHNIDKFGIGKSKHSAFMQLIQLEEYQTGQEQL; this is encoded by the coding sequence ATGAAAATATCAAAATTTCAATTTGAGGATAAATCGTTAGAATGGCGTTTGGAAGAATTATTACTCAATAAACTTACGCTATTGGTAGGCGCGTCAGGTGTGGGCAAAACGCAAATTTTGAGGGCTTTAATGGAACTGAAAGAAATTGCAGAGGGAGAATCTATCAATGGAGTGGAGTGGAATATTGAGTTTGAAACACTTAGCAAGCAAAAATACATTTGGCAAGGCGAATTTGAAAACAAAGGTGTTTCAATTTTTCCTGATGGCGATAATGAAGATAAAAGCAACAAACCCAAGATTATTTTTGAAAAATTATTCTTAGATGATGCCCTAATTGTAGATAGGACTTCTGATACCATCATCTTTAATGGGCAGCCTACCATCAAGTTATCACAACAAGAAAGCATCTTGAGCCTACTCAAAGAGGAAGAACGGGTAAAACCAGCACACGAAGGTTTGAAAAAATTACATTTTGCAGACCATACAATGTTTGTAAATTTATTAGGTGGGTTTCGTCTTAATCTTTTAAACGCCAACAAACTTACAAAAAAGTATAGCAGTTTAAAAAAAATACAAGAAAGTGAATTAGATATAGGATTAAAGCTATTCTTCTTGCAAAAGGCAGATGGAAAAACTTTTTCCATTATAAGACAACGCTTCATGGATATTTTTCCGCAGGTTGAAGATATAAAAATTGCACCGCTTGACACCAAAGATAAAGAGATGTCTAATTTGTTAAAAGATTATCCTTTTATTCAAATCAAAGAAAAAAGTGTCAAAAATTGGATAAGTGAAAATCGTATTTCATCAGGCATGCTTCGTACTCTTATGCAATTAAGTGAATTGTATCTGTGTGCAGAAGGTACTGTTTTTCTAATTGACGAGTTTGAAAATAGTTTGGGTATCAACTGTATAAACGAAATTACGAATGACATTTTGGCTTCAAGAAGGCAATTACAGTTTATTTTAACGAGCCATCACCCTTATATTATTGATGCAATTAGTTTCAATAATTGGAAATTAGTAACGCGCAATGCGGGCATCATTAAAACGCATAATATTGATAAGTTTGGCATTGGAAAGTCTAAACATAGTGCTTTTATGCAACTAATTCAATTAGAAGAATATCAAACAGGACAGGAACAACTATGA
- a CDS encoding DNA adenine methylase yields the protein MQSIAEKLTSKQIKSPLNYIGGKYKLLKQILPLFPKEINTFVDLFAGGCNVGLNVKAEKRICNDNLKFLVEMYQDFQKHNLSEILQHIENQINKFELSLTNEEGYKKLREHYNQHKNPLDLFVLVAFSFNHQIRFNNSHEFNNPFGRERSSFNDTMRTNLMQFVRKIQAINVQFTCFDFAQFDFSHLTENDFVYCDPPYLISLGTYNDGKRGFTGWNESQEYKLLAILENLHQRNIKFALSNVLEHKGKENEILKNWLTKNNYLKINYLRADYSNSNYQTLVREKNASIEVLITNYESSTPKNLFG from the coding sequence ATGCAATCAATAGCTGAAAAACTGACTTCTAAACAAATCAAATCACCACTTAATTATATTGGTGGAAAATATAAATTGTTGAAGCAAATTTTACCTTTATTTCCAAAAGAGATAAATACTTTCGTTGATTTGTTTGCAGGTGGCTGTAATGTAGGTTTGAATGTGAAAGCAGAAAAGAGGATTTGTAATGACAACCTGAAATTTTTGGTAGAAATGTACCAAGATTTTCAAAAACATAATCTTTCTGAAATTTTACAACATATTGAAAATCAGATAAATAAGTTTGAATTGTCTTTGACAAATGAAGAAGGTTACAAAAAACTGCGTGAGCATTACAACCAACATAAAAATCCTTTGGATTTATTTGTTTTAGTGGCTTTTTCGTTCAATCATCAAATTCGGTTTAACAATTCTCACGAGTTTAACAATCCTTTTGGACGCGAAAGAAGCAGTTTTAACGACACCATGCGCACAAATTTGATGCAATTTGTCCGTAAAATTCAGGCAATAAATGTTCAATTTACTTGCTTTGACTTTGCTCAATTTGACTTTTCGCATTTAACTGAAAACGATTTTGTCTATTGCGACCCGCCGTATTTAATTAGTTTGGGTACATACAATGATGGAAAGCGTGGTTTTACAGGTTGGAATGAAAGCCAAGAATACAAGTTGTTGGCAATTTTAGAAAACCTACATCAGCGAAATATAAAATTTGCTTTGTCTAATGTGTTGGAACACAAAGGCAAAGAAAACGAGATTTTGAAAAATTGGCTTACTAAAAACAATTATTTGAAAATCAACTACTTACGTGCAGATTATAGCAATTCTAATTACCAAACTTTGGTACGTGAGAAAAATGCAAGCATAGAAGTTTTGATAACGAACTATGAATCTTCAACACCTAAAAATTTGTTTGGTTAG
- a CDS encoding DNA adenine methylase — protein MRFIGNKENLVEKIFQILQNKDIVGNLFFDFFAGTSNVGQFFKKKGYQVFSSDLLYFSFVLQKAYIENNEVPTFEKLLSKTDIKTHSLFASPLMQIVDFLNTIPQQEGFIFQNYTPEGTKDLDIPRMYFSNENGKIIDAIRLQIETWKNENLLTENEYYILLACLIETVPFYANISGVYAAFQKKWDARAVKKMILRPIEIIVSNKENKVFNQNSVELISKIQADILYLDPPYNQRQYAPNYHLLETIAKYDNPSIKGVSGMRNYENQKSQFCNAESGLKELYNIAKNANYKKLILSYNSEGIMTQDKVLSVLGSFGEVELVEFDYLRFKSNSNGESKTKKFIQEQLYILRKF, from the coding sequence ATGCGATTTATTGGAAATAAGGAAAATTTGGTAGAGAAAATCTTTCAAATTTTGCAAAATAAAGATATTGTAGGTAATTTATTTTTTGATTTTTTTGCAGGCACAAGCAATGTAGGGCAGTTTTTCAAAAAGAAAGGTTATCAAGTTTTTTCTTCTGATTTGCTGTATTTTTCTTTTGTCTTGCAAAAGGCTTATATTGAAAACAACGAAGTGCCTACTTTTGAAAAATTGTTATCAAAAACTGACATCAAAACCCATTCACTTTTTGCAAGTCCTTTAATGCAAATAGTTGATTTTTTGAATACTATCCCACAACAAGAAGGTTTTATTTTTCAGAATTACACACCCGAAGGAACGAAAGACTTAGATATTCCGAGAATGTATTTTAGCAACGAAAACGGAAAAATTATTGACGCTATTCGTCTGCAAATTGAAACTTGGAAAAATGAAAATTTATTGACTGAAAATGAATATTATATTTTATTAGCTTGCCTAATAGAAACTGTGCCTTTTTACGCTAATATTTCGGGAGTTTATGCCGCATTTCAAAAAAAATGGGATGCAAGAGCAGTAAAAAAAATGATTTTACGACCTATTGAAATTATTGTTAGCAATAAAGAAAACAAAGTTTTTAATCAAAATTCGGTTGAGTTGATTTCAAAAATACAAGCGGACATTTTGTATTTAGACCCGCCTTACAACCAAAGGCAATATGCCCCAAATTATCATTTATTGGAAACTATTGCCAAATATGACAATCCAAGCATAAAAGGCGTATCGGGTATGCGAAATTATGAAAACCAAAAATCACAATTTTGCAATGCAGAATCAGGCTTAAAAGAACTTTACAATATTGCCAAAAATGCCAACTACAAAAAATTGATTTTGAGCTACAACAGCGAAGGCATTATGACACAAGACAAAGTTTTGTCTGTTTTGGGTAGTTTTGGCGAAGTGGAATTAGTAGAATTTGATTATCTTCGTTTCAAATCAAATTCCAACGGTGAGAGTAAAACCAAGAAATTTATTCAGGAACAACTTTATATTTTGAGGAAATTTTAA
- the mtaB gene encoding tRNA (N(6)-L-threonylcarbamoyladenosine(37)-C(2))-methylthiotransferase MtaB, with amino-acid sequence MRKVAFYTLGCKLNFSETSTIARQFESRGYQRVEFEETPDVFVINTCSVTENADKKCKQIVKQAKKIAPHSFVIILGCYAQLKPQEIATIQGVDAVLGAAEKFRLFEVLDDFSHKETVQVCASEISQANTFTAAYSLNDRTRTFLKVQDGCDYNCSFCTIPLARGASRSDTVENVVEAARKIAASGVREIVLTGVNTGDFGIIEGERKTDFLTLIRALDQVEGIERIRISSIEPNLLSDAIIEFVASSKRFVPHFHIPLQSGSDTILRLMRRRYKTALYADRIAKIKTLMPEACIGVDVIVGFPQETQKEFLETYQFLNELPISYLHVFTYSERPNTKAIQMQGVVEPAVRAERSKQLHILSDKKRQAFYQSQMGKELVVLWEQEVKEEKVFGFTQNYVRLSAPYQSHLPNQLQSVVLGQWEADGTLQALAPSFAK; translated from the coding sequence GTGAGAAAAGTAGCCTTTTATACGCTGGGCTGTAAGCTCAATTTTTCGGAAACTTCCACTATCGCGCGTCAGTTCGAATCGCGTGGCTATCAGCGCGTAGAGTTTGAAGAAACGCCTGATGTATTTGTTATCAACACTTGTTCGGTAACGGAAAATGCCGACAAAAAGTGCAAGCAAATTGTCAAGCAGGCGAAAAAAATCGCGCCCCATAGCTTTGTCATCATTTTGGGCTGCTATGCCCAACTCAAACCGCAAGAAATTGCGACGATTCAAGGGGTAGATGCCGTCTTGGGGGCAGCCGAAAAGTTCCGCCTTTTCGAGGTCTTAGATGATTTTTCACACAAAGAAACGGTGCAGGTCTGTGCCTCCGAAATTTCGCAGGCAAATACTTTCACCGCTGCTTATTCGCTAAACGACCGCACGCGCACGTTTTTGAAGGTGCAAGACGGTTGCGACTACAACTGCTCTTTTTGCACCATTCCCTTAGCGCGAGGGGCAAGCCGAAGCGATACAGTGGAAAATGTAGTAGAGGCAGCCCGCAAGATTGCCGCTTCGGGGGTGCGCGAAATCGTACTCACAGGCGTAAATACAGGCGATTTTGGCATTATCGAAGGGGAGCGCAAAACCGATTTTCTGACCCTAATTCGCGCCTTAGACCAAGTGGAGGGCATCGAGCGGATTCGCATTTCGTCCATCGAGCCGAACTTACTTTCCGATGCCATCATCGAATTTGTGGCAAGCTCAAAACGCTTTGTTCCCCATTTTCATATTCCCCTGCAATCGGGTAGCGACACCATTTTGCGTCTGATGCGAAGACGCTACAAAACGGCTCTTTATGCTGATAGAATTGCCAAAATCAAAACCCTGATGCCAGAGGCTTGTATTGGCGTAGATGTCATTGTCGGCTTTCCACAGGAAACACAAAAGGAATTTTTAGAAACCTATCAATTTCTAAACGAATTGCCTATTTCCTACCTGCACGTCTTTACTTATTCGGAACGCCCTAATACGAAGGCTATCCAGATGCAGGGCGTAGTCGAGCCTGCGGTGCGTGCCGAAAGGTCGAAACAGTTGCATATTTTATCGGATAAAAAACGTCAGGCTTTTTATCAATCTCAAATGGGAAAAGAGTTGGTCGTCCTTTGGGAGCAGGAGGTAAAAGAAGAAAAAGTTTTCGGATTTACGCAAAATTATGTCCGTCTTTCTGCACCCTATCAAAGCCATTTGCCCAACCAACTGCAAAGCGTCGTCTTAGGGCAATGGGAAGCCGACGGCACTTTGCAGGCTCTTGCGCCTTCTTTTGCAAAATAA